The following are encoded together in the Micromonospora lupini genome:
- a CDS encoding aldo/keto reductase has protein sequence MDLSDQPTALLPGDVRMPLLGFGTWQATGQAGYDAVLAALDTGYRHLDTATVYGNEREVGRAVRESGLRREDLFVTTKLPPDRMGRERETLEASLEALGVDQVDLWLIHWPPSSPADSIPLWRELLAARDENLTRAVGVSNYSTGEIDELIQSTEENPAVNQIRWSPALYDRQRHAEHRDRGVVLEGYSPFKTSDLSDPVLTRIAAAHGVSPAQVVLRWHIDHEIVVIPKSVTPERISANFDVFHFSLTAEEMRDIDALGDA, from the coding sequence ATGGACCTCAGCGACCAGCCCACCGCCCTGCTCCCGGGTGACGTGCGGATGCCTCTGCTCGGCTTCGGCACCTGGCAGGCCACCGGCCAGGCGGGTTACGACGCCGTGCTGGCCGCGCTCGACACCGGCTACCGGCACCTCGACACCGCCACTGTCTACGGCAACGAGCGGGAGGTCGGCCGGGCGGTGCGGGAGAGCGGGCTGCGTCGCGAGGACCTCTTCGTCACCACCAAGCTCCCTCCGGACCGGATGGGCCGGGAGCGCGAGACGTTGGAGGCCAGCCTGGAGGCGCTCGGCGTCGACCAGGTGGACCTCTGGTTGATCCACTGGCCACCGTCCTCGCCTGCGGACAGCATCCCGCTGTGGCGCGAGTTGCTGGCCGCCCGGGACGAGAACCTGACCCGCGCCGTCGGGGTCAGCAACTACAGCACGGGCGAGATCGACGAGTTGATCCAGTCGACCGAGGAGAACCCGGCGGTCAACCAGATCCGGTGGAGCCCCGCGCTGTACGACAGGCAGCGGCACGCCGAGCACCGGGACCGGGGCGTGGTGCTGGAGGGGTACAGCCCGTTCAAGACCAGCGACCTCAGCGATCCGGTGCTGACCAGGATCGCCGCGGCGCACGGCGTCTCCCCGGCGCAGGTGGTGCTGCGGTGGCACATCGACCACGAGATCGTGGTGATCCCGAAGTCGGTGACCCCGGAGCGGATCAGCGCCAACTTCGACGTCTTCCACTTCTCGTTGACGGCGGAGGAGATGCGCGACATCGACGCGCTCGGCGACGCCTGA
- a CDS encoding threonine synthase, whose protein sequence is MYLTHLDCPRCGLEYAADKLQNLCECGSPLLARYDLPAVAKAVTPERFGLRPADLWRYRELLPVADPRHVTTLGEGWTPLLRTPSYGAEIGIADLMVKDEGLVPTGSFKARGAAVGVSRARELGVERIAMPTNGNAGSAWATYAARAGMGATIVMPLAAPTICRRECVAAGADLRLVDGLISDAGRRVAELIAESEGAIFDAGTLREPYRLEGKKTMGYEIVEQLGWQVPDVIIYPTGGGVGLIGIHKALHEMRELGWVGDKLPRLVAVQSTGCAPIVRAFAAGESRAQPWEDAHTVAFGITVPSPLGDELILAALRASAGTAVAVDDAEILADLRDFAAREGLLLCPEGAACLTAARQLRAGGWIRAGERVVVLNTGAGLKYPETVDVSGVPVLA, encoded by the coding sequence GTGTACCTGACCCATCTTGACTGCCCACGCTGCGGCCTGGAGTACGCCGCCGACAAGCTGCAGAACCTCTGCGAGTGCGGCTCGCCACTGCTGGCCCGCTACGACCTGCCGGCGGTGGCGAAGGCGGTCACCCCGGAGCGTTTCGGCCTGCGCCCGGCCGACCTGTGGCGGTACCGGGAGCTGCTGCCCGTCGCCGACCCCCGGCACGTCACCACGCTCGGTGAGGGCTGGACGCCGCTGCTGCGCACCCCGTCGTACGGCGCGGAGATCGGCATCGCGGACCTGATGGTCAAGGACGAGGGGTTGGTCCCGACCGGCTCGTTCAAGGCGCGCGGCGCGGCGGTGGGCGTGAGTCGGGCTCGCGAGTTGGGCGTCGAGCGGATCGCGATGCCCACCAACGGCAACGCCGGTTCGGCGTGGGCGACGTACGCGGCACGCGCCGGGATGGGCGCCACCATCGTGATGCCGCTGGCGGCGCCGACCATCTGCCGGCGCGAGTGCGTGGCCGCCGGCGCCGACCTGCGCCTGGTGGACGGGCTGATCAGCGACGCGGGCCGCCGGGTGGCCGAGCTGATCGCCGAGTCCGAAGGGGCGATCTTCGACGCCGGCACGCTGCGCGAGCCCTACCGGCTGGAGGGCAAGAAGACGATGGGGTACGAGATCGTCGAGCAACTCGGCTGGCAGGTGCCCGACGTGATCATCTATCCGACGGGTGGCGGGGTCGGTCTGATCGGCATCCACAAGGCGCTGCACGAGATGCGCGAGCTGGGCTGGGTCGGCGACAAGCTGCCCCGGCTGGTGGCGGTGCAGTCGACAGGCTGCGCGCCGATCGTGCGGGCCTTCGCCGCCGGCGAGTCCCGGGCCCAGCCGTGGGAGGACGCGCACACGGTGGCGTTCGGCATCACCGTGCCGTCCCCGTTGGGCGACGAGCTGATCCTGGCCGCGCTGCGGGCGTCCGCCGGCACCGCGGTCGCCGTCGACGACGCGGAGATCCTGGCCGACCTGCGGGATTTCGCCGCCCGTGAGGGGCTGCTGCTCTGCCCCGAGGGCGCGGCCTGCCTGACCGCGGCGCGGCAGCTACGCGCCGGTGGCTGGATCCGCGCCGGGGAACGGGTGGTGGTGCTCAACACCGGCGCGGGGCTGAAGTATCCGGAGACTGTCGACGTCTCCGGCGTACCCGTGCTGGCCTGA
- a CDS encoding DNA polymerase ligase N-terminal domain-containing protein, with product MTDRLEEYRRRRDAARTPEPVPERGPTATGPDEGAGRFVIQQHHARSLHWDLRLEHEGVLASWAVPRGLPRDPGRNHLAVHTEDHPMEYLDFSGEIPAGEYGGGRMVIHDRGTYRCEKWRDDEVIVTLSGDRTAGRYALFATGGRDWMVRRTDPAPPGWTPMPELVRPMHATPAAGLPRDRAAWGYELRWDGVRAMAYVSGGRLRLLSETDEEITGGYPWLRALAEALAPTEAVLDGVLVRIDGSGRVRPARPASGGRVPAGAQFLLVDLLWLEGVSSVDVPYTQRRELLDGLALAGTHWQTPPWFPGAGDEALRTGREQGLPGVVAKRLDSVYEPGRRSRRWLSIDAA from the coding sequence GTGACCGACCGGCTGGAGGAGTACCGACGCCGACGCGACGCCGCCCGTACACCCGAGCCGGTGCCGGAGCGCGGCCCCACGGCGACGGGGCCCGACGAGGGCGCCGGGCGCTTCGTCATCCAGCAGCACCACGCCCGCAGCCTGCACTGGGACCTACGGCTGGAGCACGAGGGCGTGCTCGCGTCCTGGGCGGTGCCGCGCGGCCTGCCCCGCGACCCGGGCCGCAACCACCTCGCCGTGCACACCGAGGATCACCCGATGGAGTACCTGGACTTCTCCGGCGAGATCCCCGCCGGCGAGTACGGGGGCGGCCGGATGGTCATCCACGATCGCGGCACGTACCGCTGCGAGAAGTGGCGCGACGACGAGGTGATCGTCACGCTCTCCGGTGACCGCACCGCCGGCCGCTACGCGCTGTTCGCCACAGGTGGTCGGGACTGGATGGTCCGCCGCACCGATCCCGCCCCGCCGGGCTGGACGCCGATGCCCGAACTGGTCCGCCCGATGCACGCCACGCCCGCCGCCGGGCTGCCCCGCGACCGCGCCGCGTGGGGTTACGAGCTGCGCTGGGACGGGGTCCGGGCGATGGCGTACGTCTCCGGCGGGCGGTTGCGGCTGCTCTCCGAGACCGACGAGGAGATCACCGGCGGTTACCCGTGGCTGCGCGCGCTGGCCGAGGCGTTGGCGCCCACCGAGGCGGTGCTCGACGGCGTGCTCGTCCGCATCGACGGCTCCGGCCGGGTGCGCCCCGCGCGTCCCGCCAGCGGTGGCCGCGTCCCGGCCGGCGCCCAGTTCCTGCTCGTCGACCTGCTGTGGTTGGAGGGCGTGAGCAGCGTCGACGTCCCGTACACGCAACGCCGGGAACTGCTCGATGGGCTGGCGTTGGCCGGTACGCACTGGCAGACTCCGCCGTGGTTTCCCGGTGCCGGCGACGAGGCCCTGCGCACCGGGCGGGAGCAGGGGCTGCCCGGTGTGGTCGCCAAGCGGCTGGACTCGGTGTACGAGCCGGGCCGGCGCAGCCGACGGTGGCTGAGCATCGACGCGGCCTGA
- a CDS encoding pectate lyase, with protein sequence MRKRQLPGRRPLVLAVGAGVTVAALVAGMTSAFAATVFSDTFDDGDTSGWSKSGGTWAVDGSGVLNQSNAGSELARQFAGQTSWTDYSVQARVRPASFGSSSALVGLAARSTSSTKMYRLALLGSGRAELQAVNGSSITAIGSASLGVAAGTWYTLRIEASGSTVRGFVNGTQIASGSNSLASAGRIGLVTAYASGGFDDVVVDSSGGGTPTTPPATTAGPSTPPPTTSAPTTPPPAGWPTPTSSQKVDATIPVTGTFDGGLKRYYGIGDGGQSESQDPMFELAAGATLRNVIIGAPAGDGVHCEGNCTLINVWWEDVGEDAATFRGGTTYTVDGGGARSASDKVFQHNGAGTVYIKNFRVENAGKLYRACGNCSTSYQRHVVIDNVVVRDTDAIAGINTNWGDTARFSRITIVGDPDRETSICVKYKGVPKGSEPTKIGEGADGVNCFYAPSDITYQ encoded by the coding sequence GTGCGCAAGAGACAACTCCCCGGCCGGCGACCACTGGTGCTGGCGGTGGGCGCCGGCGTGACCGTGGCGGCCCTCGTCGCCGGCATGACCTCGGCCTTCGCGGCCACCGTGTTCAGCGACACCTTCGACGACGGCGACACCTCCGGCTGGTCCAAGTCCGGCGGCACCTGGGCGGTTGACGGCTCGGGTGTGCTCAACCAGTCCAACGCCGGCAGCGAGCTGGCCCGGCAGTTCGCCGGGCAGACCAGCTGGACCGACTACTCCGTACAGGCACGGGTCCGACCGGCGAGCTTCGGCTCGTCAAGCGCCCTGGTCGGGCTGGCCGCCCGATCCACCAGCAGCACCAAGATGTACCGCCTCGCCCTGCTCGGCTCCGGCCGGGCCGAACTGCAGGCCGTCAACGGCAGCAGCATCACCGCGATCGGCTCCGCGTCGCTCGGCGTCGCCGCCGGCACCTGGTACACCCTGCGCATCGAGGCCAGTGGCAGCACCGTCCGCGGCTTCGTCAACGGCACCCAGATCGCCTCCGGCAGTAACAGCCTGGCCAGCGCGGGCCGGATCGGCCTGGTCACCGCGTACGCCAGCGGCGGCTTCGACGACGTGGTCGTCGACTCGTCCGGCGGGGGCACCCCGACCACGCCGCCGGCGACCACCGCAGGGCCGAGCACACCGCCACCCACCACGTCGGCCCCGACCACCCCACCGCCAGCGGGGTGGCCGACGCCCACCAGCAGCCAGAAGGTGGACGCGACAATTCCAGTGACCGGCACCTTCGACGGTGGGCTCAAGCGCTACTACGGCATCGGCGACGGTGGGCAGAGCGAGAGTCAGGACCCGATGTTCGAGCTGGCCGCCGGCGCCACCCTGCGCAACGTCATCATCGGTGCGCCGGCCGGCGACGGCGTGCACTGCGAGGGCAACTGCACACTGATCAACGTCTGGTGGGAGGACGTGGGCGAGGACGCGGCCACCTTCCGCGGCGGCACCACGTACACGGTCGATGGTGGTGGCGCCCGCTCGGCCAGCGACAAGGTCTTCCAGCACAACGGCGCGGGCACCGTCTACATCAAGAACTTCCGGGTGGAGAACGCCGGGAAGCTCTACCGGGCCTGCGGCAACTGCTCCACGTCGTACCAGCGGCACGTGGTGATCGACAACGTGGTCGTGAGGGACACCGACGCGATCGCCGGCATCAACACCAACTGGGGCGACACCGCCCGGTTCAGCCGGATCACCATCGTCGGCGACCCGGACCGGGAGACCTCGATCTGCGTCAAGTACAAGGGAGTGCCCAAGGGCAGCGAGCCGACGAAGATCGGCGAGGGCGCCGACGGCGTCAACTGCTTCTACGCGCCGTCCGACATCACCTACCAGTAG
- a CDS encoding GH12 family glycosyl hydrolase domain-containing protein produces the protein MKRQLRALAAAGLLVASSLVAVALGGSASADTQICEQYGSTVIQGRYVVQNNRWGTSAQQCINVTSNGFEITTLNGSSPTNGAPTSYPSVFLGCHYTNCSPGTNLPIQVSQISSATSSISYRYVSGAIYDAAYDIWLDPSPKRDGVNQMEIMIWLNRQGPIQPIGSVVGTTNLAGRTWEVWRGSNGSNNVISYVASSAVSSLNFSVLDFINDTRNRGAITNSWYLTSIQAGFEPWQGGAGLAVTSFSANVNGGGGNPTNPPPTTPPPGGSAGCAVKYTANAWNNGFTADVQITNTGSSAINGWTLTYSLPGGQQVTNAWNATVSQSGSTVTARNVSHNGSVAPGGTASFGYQGTLSGSYSSPTSFALNGATCSRS, from the coding sequence ATGAAACGTCAACTTCGGGCCCTGGCTGCCGCCGGTCTGCTGGTCGCCAGCTCGCTCGTCGCCGTGGCCCTCGGCGGCAGCGCCTCCGCCGACACCCAGATCTGCGAACAGTACGGCTCGACAGTCATCCAGGGTCGCTACGTCGTGCAGAACAACCGCTGGGGCACCTCCGCCCAGCAGTGCATCAACGTCACCAGCAACGGCTTCGAGATCACCACGCTGAACGGCAGCAGCCCCACCAACGGGGCGCCCACGTCGTACCCCTCGGTGTTCCTCGGTTGTCACTACACCAACTGTTCCCCCGGCACGAACCTGCCGATCCAGGTGTCGCAGATCAGCAGCGCCACCAGCAGCATCTCCTACCGGTACGTCAGCGGCGCCATCTACGACGCGGCGTACGACATCTGGCTCGACCCGTCGCCCAAGCGGGACGGGGTGAACCAGATGGAGATCATGATCTGGCTCAACCGCCAGGGCCCGATCCAGCCCATCGGCTCGGTGGTCGGCACGACCAACCTGGCCGGCCGGACCTGGGAGGTCTGGCGGGGCAGCAACGGCTCCAACAACGTCATCTCGTACGTCGCGTCGTCGGCGGTCTCCAGCCTGAACTTCAGCGTGCTGGACTTCATCAACGACACCCGCAACCGGGGCGCGATCACCAACTCCTGGTACCTGACAAGCATCCAGGCCGGCTTCGAGCCGTGGCAGGGTGGTGCCGGCCTCGCGGTGACCTCGTTCTCGGCAAACGTCAACGGTGGCGGCGGCAACCCCACCAACCCGCCGCCGACGACCCCGCCGCCGGGCGGCAGCGCGGGCTGCGCGGTGAAGTACACGGCCAACGCGTGGAACAACGGCTTCACCGCCGACGTCCAGATCACCAACACCGGGTCCAGCGCGATCAACGGCTGGACGCTGACCTACAGCCTGCCCGGCGGGCAGCAGGTCACCAACGCCTGGAACGCCACGGTGAGCCAGAGCGGGTCGACGGTGACCGCCCGCAACGTCAGCCACAACGGGTCGGTCGCACCCGGCGGCACGGCCAGCTTCGGCTACCAGGGGACGCTGAGCGGGTCGTACTCGTCCCCGACCAGCTTCGCGCTCAACGGCGCCACCTGCTCCCGCTCCTGA
- a CDS encoding golvesin C-terminal-like domain-containing protein, which translates to MATIPWLVDVLRGAGVQVVVEGDWLNRMRPGSFDPIGVLWHHTASTSSASNPHPALGICINGRSDLAGPLCQALVDYNGVFHVISAGRCNHAGVSGGSGPIPAGDGNTLMIGWEIDYNGVDQQMTTAQYNSSIAATAAVLTRLGRDSSYARGHRETSTTGKIDPSFIDLNVMRADVAAKMAGGGTAWSSTVDNTTSGRFTASANWGVSTFSSQRYGADYRYADPIAVSDPAWYKFNVPATGSYRVEAWWPTNSGYNSATPYIVATTTGNKTVYVDQRVTGGQWRVLGTFTLPAGDANRVAVSRWSNATGLVIADAVRLTRV; encoded by the coding sequence ATGGCGACCATCCCGTGGCTCGTGGACGTGCTGCGCGGCGCCGGGGTCCAGGTCGTCGTCGAGGGCGACTGGCTCAACCGGATGCGACCCGGCTCGTTCGACCCGATCGGGGTGCTCTGGCACCACACCGCCTCGACCTCAAGCGCCAGCAACCCGCACCCGGCGCTCGGCATCTGCATCAACGGCCGCTCCGACCTGGCCGGCCCGCTCTGTCAGGCGCTCGTCGACTACAACGGCGTCTTCCACGTCATCTCCGCCGGCCGCTGCAACCACGCCGGGGTCAGCGGCGGCAGCGGCCCCATCCCCGCCGGTGACGGCAACACCCTGATGATCGGGTGGGAGATCGACTACAACGGCGTCGACCAGCAGATGACCACCGCGCAGTACAACTCGTCGATCGCCGCTACCGCCGCCGTACTCACCCGGCTCGGCCGGGACAGCAGCTACGCCCGGGGCCACCGGGAGACAAGCACCACCGGCAAGATCGACCCGTCCTTCATCGACCTGAACGTGATGCGCGCCGACGTCGCCGCGAAGATGGCCGGCGGCGGGACCGCGTGGTCCTCCACCGTGGACAACACGACCTCCGGCCGGTTCACGGCAAGCGCCAACTGGGGCGTGTCGACGTTCTCCAGCCAGCGGTACGGCGCCGACTACCGCTACGCCGACCCGATCGCGGTCAGCGACCCCGCCTGGTACAAGTTCAACGTGCCGGCGACCGGCAGCTACCGGGTCGAGGCGTGGTGGCCGACGAACAGCGGCTACAACAGCGCCACCCCGTACATCGTCGCCACCACCACCGGCAACAAAACGGTGTACGTGGACCAGCGGGTGACCGGCGGGCAGTGGCGCGTCCTCGGCACGTTCACCCTGCCGGCGGGTGACGCCAACCGGGTGGCGGTGAGCCGCTGGAGCAACGCCACCGGCCTGGTCATCGCCGACGCCGTACGCCTCACCCGGGTCTGA